aacccacaacgtttagcataatccaaatccatcagattcagggcagcgcctgaatccacaaacgccatgacagaatacgatgacaaagagcatatcaaggtaatggacagaaggaatttggattgtacagtaccaatgacggcagacctatcgaaccgcttagtgcgcttaggacaatcagaaatagcatgagtggaatcaccacagtagaaacacagaccattcagacgtctgtgttcttgccgttcaactctggtcatagtcctatcgcactgcataggctcaggtttaatcttagacaataccgccaaatggtgcacagatttacgctcgcgcaagcgtcgaccgatctgaatggccaaagacatagactcattcaaaccagcaggcataggaaaacccaccatgacatccttaagagcctcagagagaccctttctgaacaaagctgccagcgcagattcattccacagagtgagtactgaccacttcctaaatttctgacaatatacttctatatcatcctgaccctggcacaaagccagcaaatttttctcagcctgatccactgaattaggctcatcgtaaagtaatccgagcgccaggaaaaacgtattgacattactcaacgcagggtctcctggcgcaagagaaaatgcccagtcctgagggtcgccgcgcaaaaaagaaataataatcaaaacctgttgaataggattaccagaagaatgaggtttcaaggccagaaatagcttacaattatttttgaaattaaaaaacttagttctatcaccaaaaaacaaatcaggaataggaattcttggttctaacatagatttctgatcaatagtatcttgaatcctttgtacatgtgtaacgagattatccattgaagagcacagaccctgaatatccatgtccacacctgtgtcctgaaacacccaaatgtctaggggaaaaaaaagactgaacacagagctgagaaaaaaaaatgatgtcagaacttcttttttccttctattgagaatcattaggttggctccttgtactgttatgtaggcaatccagtgacacagtgtgccagcaatcagagcacatacagtgatctgacaataacccaaaaacaatagaacgagctctgagacgtggaatctctgtagaccgcaatacctgaacctaacctaaacacaactaaaggcagctgtggattgcgcctaacactacctatgcaactcggcacagcctgaggagctgactagcctgaagatagaaaaacaagcctgacttgccttagagaaataccccaaaggaaaaggcagccccccacatttaatgactgttagcaagatgaaaagacaaacgtagggatgaaatagattcagcaaagtgaggcccgatattctagatagagcgaggatagcaaagagaactttgcagtctacaaaaaaccctaaagcaaaaaaccacgcaaagggggcaaaaagacccaccgtgccgaactaacggcatggcggtacaccctttgcgtctcagagcttccagcaaaacgaaatgacaagctggaaaataaagtagcaacaaaagcaaaaagcacttatctaagcagagcagcaggccacaggaaagatccagaagctcagatccaacactggaacattgacaaggagcaaggaagacagaatcaggtggagttaaataacaaagcagccaacgagctcaccagaacacctgagagaggaagctcagaagctgcagtaccacttgtgaccacaggagtgaattcagccacagaattcacaacaggacacccaGCAATGGGAAGCTACAGTATATAAATGCATTGCCCAGCTCAAAAAGAGGGAGACCATGCCCTTGTGTGCACTGAGAACAAGAtccaaaagcaaaaccaaaaaatgagccagagtcagggccgccatcagggcatgacagccgtgactggcgtatggggcccggtgagcagagggggcccgcatcgggccccgtctcatctggtcaccgggccccccctgcaggctctgcggcagcggcacactattgacgtgcgggcccgcgcccgcacgtcaatagttaacagccgccagctagtctgaggctggcggctgaatagggccgaagtgcgcactcgccgccaccggcgtctgacgtcattgtcagccgccgggtccggcggcgagtgcgtctgtgtggagcctggagagggagcttcacccggcgctggagcttggccaggtaagaagttgtgtttttttttttctttgagagctgctgcgatccaggggggcccggggggcaggatgatggacacacaggggcagaaatgctggacacagtggggcagaatggtggacacagtggggcagaatgctggacacagtggggcagaatggtggacacagtggggcagaatggtggacacacaggggcaggctgatggacacacaggggcagaaatgctggacacacaggggcagaatggtggacacacaggggcagaaatgctggacacagtggggcagaatggtggacacagtggggcagaatggtggacacacaggggcaggatgatggacacacaggggcagaaatgctggacacacaggggcagaatggtggacacacaggggcagaaatgctggacacacaggggcagaatggtggacacacaggggcagaaatgctggacacagtggggcagaatggtggacacagtggggcagaatggtggacacacaggggcagaaatgctggacacagtggggcagaatggtggacacacaggggcagaatggtggacacacaggggcagaatgttggacacagtggggcagaatgctggacacacaggggcagaaatgctggacacagtggggcagaaatgctggacacagtggggcagaatggtggacacacaggggcagaatggtggacacacaggggcagaatggtggacacagtggggcagaatgctggacacacaggggcagaaatgccggacacagtggggcagaatggtggacacagtggggcagaatgctggacacagtgggacagaaatgctggacacagtgggacagaatggtggacacacaggggcagaatggtggacacagtggggcagaatgctggacacagtgacacaggggcagaaatgccggacacagtggggcagaatggtggacacagtggggcagaatgctggacacagtggggcagaaatgctggacacagtggggcagaaatgctggacacacaggggcagaaatgccggacacagtggggcagaatggtggacacagtggggcagaatgctggacacagtggggcagaaatgctggacacagtggggcagaaatgctggacacagtgggacagaatggtggacacacaggggcagaatggtggacacagtggggcagaatgctggacacagtgacacaggggcagaaatgccggacacagtggggcagaatggtggacacagtggggcagaatgctggacacagtggggcagaaatgtggacacacaggggcagaaatgctggacacagtggggcagaaatgctggacacagtgggacagaaatgctggacacagtggggcagaaatgctggacacagtggggcagaaatgctggacacagtggggcagaaatgctggacacagtggggcagaaatgctggacacagtggggcagaatggtggacacacaggggcagaatggtggacacacaggggcagaatggtggacacagtggggcagaatgctggacacacaggggcagaaatgctggacacagtggggcagaatgctggacacagtggggcagaaatgctggacacagtggggcagaaatgctggacacacaggggcagaaatgccggacacagtggggcagaatggtggacacagtggggcagaatactggacacagtggggcagaaatgctggacacagtggggcagaaatgctggacacagtgggacagaatggtggacacacaggggcagaatggtggacacagtggggcagaatgctggacacagtgacacaggggcagaaatgccggacacagtggggcagaatggtggacacagtggggcagaatggtggacacacaggggcagaaaagctggacacagtgggacagaatggtggacacacaggggcagaatggtggacacacaggggcagaatggtggacacagtggggcagaatgctggacacacaggggcagaaatgctggacacagtggggcagaaatgctggacacagtggggcagaatggtggacacacaggggcagaatggtggacacacaggggcagaatggtggacacagtggggcagaatgctggacacacaggggcagaaatgccggacacagtggggcagaatggtggacacagtggggcagaatgctggacacagtgggacagaaatgctggacacagtggggcagaaatgctggacacagtgggacagaatggtggacacacaggggcagaatggtggacacagtggggcagaatgctggacacagtgacacaggggcagaaatgccggacacagtggggcagaatggtggacacagtggggcagaatgctggacacagtggggcagaaatgctggacacagtggggcagaaatgctggacacacaggggcagaaatgccggacacagtggggcagaatggtggacacagtggggcagaatgctggacacagtggggcagaaatgctggacacagtggggcagaaatgctggacacagtgggacagaatggtggacacacaggggcagaatggtggacacagtggggcagaatgctggacacagtgacacaggggcagaaatgccggacacagtggggcagaatggtggacacagtggggcagaatgctggacacagtggggcagaaatgtggacacacaggggcagaaatgctggacacagtggggcagaaatgctggacacagtgggacagaaatgctggacacagtggggcagaaatgctggacacagtggggcagaaatgctggacacagtggggcagaaatgctggacacagtggggcagaaatgctggacacagtggggcagaatggtggacacacaggggcagaatggtggacacacaggggcagaatggtggacacagtggggcagaatgctggacacacaggggcagaaatgccggacacagtggggcagaatgctggacacagtggggcagaaatgctggacacagtggggcagaaatgctggacacacaggggcagaaatgccggacacagtggggcagaatggtggacacagtggggcagaatgctggacacagtggggcagaaatgctggacacagtggggcagaaatgctggacacagtgggacagaatggtggacacacaggggcagaatggtggacacagtggggcagaatgctggacacagtgacacaggggcagaaatgccgggcacagtggggcagaatggtggacacagtggggcagaatgctggacacagtggggcagaaatgtggacacacaggggcagaaatgctggacacagtggggcagaaatgctggacacagtggggcagaaatgctggacacagtggggcagaaatgctggacacagtggggcagaaatgctggacacagtggggcagaatggtggacacacaggggcagaatggtggacacacaggggcagaatggtggacacagtggggcagaatgctggacacacaggggcagaaatgccggacacagtggggcagaatggtggacacagtggggcagaatgctggacacagtgggacagaaatgctggacacagtgaggcagaaatgctggacacagtgggacagaatggtggacacacaggggcagaatggtggacacagtggggcagaatgctggacacagtgacacaggggcagaaatgccggacacagtggggcagaatggtggacacagtggggcagaatgctggacacagtggggcagaaatgctggacacagtggggcagaaatgctggacacacaggggcagaaatgccggacacagtggggcagaatggtggacacagtggggcagaatgctggacacagtggggcagaaatgctggacacagtggggcagaaatgctggacacagtgggacagaatggtggacacacaggggcagaatggtggacacagtggggcagaatgctggacacagtgacacaggggcagaaatgccggacacagtggggcagaatggtggacacagtggggcagaatgctggacacagtggggcagaaatgtggacacacaggggcagaaatgctggacacagtggggcagaaatgctggacacagtggggcagaaatgctggacacagtggggcagaaatgctggacacagtggggcagaaatgctggacacagtggggcagaaatgctggacacagtggggcaggatgctggacacaatgggggcaggatgctggacacagtggggcagaaatgctggacacagtggggcagaaatgctggacacaggggcagaaatgctggacacagtgggacagaatggtggacacacacaggggcagaaatgctggacacacagtggggcagaatgctggacacagtggggcagaatgctggacacacaggggcagaaatgctggacacaggggcagaaatgctggacacgggcagaaatgctggacacagtggggcagaatgctggacacacagtggggcagaatgctggacacacagtggggcagaatgctggacacacagtggggcagaatgctggacacacagtggggcagaatgctggacacacagtggggcagaatgctggagacaggggaagaaatgctggacacagtgacaggggcagaatgctggacattggggcagaatgctggacacagtggggcagaaatgctggacacagtgacaggggcagaatgctggacacagtgacaggtgcagaatgctggacacaggggcagactgtgagacccaggggcagaatgcgagacacggggcagaatggagatacggggcatgattggagacacggggcaggatgaaagacatgggggcatgactggagacagatggagcaggattggagacagatggggcagaatggagacacagggggcatgattggagacaagtgtcaggattgcagacatgggggcatggttggagacatagggggcagaatggagacatggggcatgattggagacactgggggcagaattggagacagatcgtgcaggatcatggggcaggatggatatgatggagacagatggggcaggatggagagatcacatggggcgatcatatggggcaggataaggagatcatatggggcagaatggatactcatgagggcaggatgggagaatatctggctgacgccaggaatgagacacacggggccaggctgggtgatattattaataccataggggctaatttagggatattattactgcagtgatgtatttattttattttttgagtatactgttttaaatggggggcggtcctgttactgtatagagtgatactatgtcgccttcttcatgtggtgtaatgtagaagttgtgaaaacttaagtaatgtgttctgcaagcggagctcgagataactgtgttatttcctgcagagagaagtcctggctggatgaaatgatggcggtctgtgctggatgaaagatgaaggacttcacctagagacgtcactggtgagtcagtgtgttacctatacactgacactatacactgtatacagagctcctgtgtataatttcactagtgatcactatattatctgtacacagacactgcatactaagtacagatctcctgtgtataatggcacttatggtgatagtatggtgcttttttaaaaattactgatcagaattgtagtattcagtcactatgtggtggtaatatgtggtctggacatggtgttgtggtatttgttccttgtatgtgatattattcgatcactgtggtggtaatatgtggtctggtcatggtgttgtggtatttgttccttgtatgtgatattattcgatcactgtggtggtaatatgtcatctggtcatggtgttgtggtatttgttccttctatgtgatattattgggcattttaaaaattgaaaaataaataaaaatatacctaaattgtattgcatattttaacaaatatttaataggttacagcagagtagggcccggccaaaagtgtctaccgtgttatggtggcggcttaaaaaatcttttggccaaaacaaaagctgcctgctatatgtgtgatctggtgatgggaactgttaatgtgtgattggtgagaagtggagtttttccaagagagagcggtgggactgtggacagttcgaggggtggagcctggaggcggggctggggtggagcctgggcggagtctcaagggggccctgataattttgccagtatggggccccgaaatttctagtggcagccctggccagagtataagttggtatgcatacaACATCGGACTGTGTTTATACTGGCCATTGAACAGAGAACTTAAaacagaaacaaaatgagcaaaaaccctgctgtaagtaaataaaaagtaatagtacatataaatcaCATAGGTTGCTCAGTAAATAAACACTGATTTTGAtttaaaagtgtaaaagccataccACCGCAACAAGGTGTACACAAATCGGTaaatgacctcagtgtgaataaggccaGAGCAGGACTGGAGCCCAACTGCGGACACCCAGCCATGGGATACTTTATAAATGCATTGCCCAGCTTAttgcatttatttttttgttttcctcTTCTTTATAACTTGCCACCATGCACATTTCCTCAGGCACTGCTGTTTCCCTTTAGTTGCATGTTCTATCAGCAATGTATTACCATTGCACTTCCTAGGGGGTGGGATTTTATTGTTGGATTTCATACAAATAAGACAAAAGTGCTGCATGGTAAATAGCATACTGTATTACATGGGGTGTTCTAAATCTGTGTGCAACAATATAGCCACTTGCACAAGGCTCTTCTGGGATTTACTATTGAGTTTATCTTATAAAAAGTTTGCAGGTTTGTGTACATTGTGTGATGACAGTTTTCTGTAggccataaagggaatctgtcacgtcAGATAATGGTATTAACCTCCATATATTGGGTTAAAATGCAGGACAATTGCGTTGGGAAAGTGCCCAGCTGAAGTACTGAAACTCCGGCTCCAGGGAGACAATTAATTTGATGCCTCccgggagccgccggctttcagtcatagaggcggggCAGCAAGGCTGCAGTCAATGCTCACAGCAGTGTGAGTGATCGCTGTAAGCACGCCCTAGAGCTTCATAGTCAGTGCTGGGTCGTGTGAACAGCCGCCGCTCACAGTGCTGTTAGTATTGGCTATACTCAGCTCCGACCgcgtctctatgactgaaagcaggCAGCTCcccggaggaataaagttaattcacTCATCAGGTGCTGCACTATGAATATGGCAGCCAGAACCTTTCTAACACTATTGACTTGCAGAGTAATCCTATATCTGTAGGGTCCCTGTAATGGAGAAAACCTGCAGTTAgttttaaataaacaaaaaaaagtttgtttgAAAAAAGCAAACTGCACTTAACTCGCCCTTTTCGAGTCTGATGTTGATTCGCCTGCTTCTGTTGTCTATTATTGCCTGCAGTGCTATTGTCGTGTcgatagcgctgcagccaatgaTTGACCTCAGTGGCTCacggattggctgcagtgctgttgatgtgatatcagcactgcagacaataacaggcaGCAGTGGACACTTAGTAGTGTAAAAGTGGAATTTGTTTTTCTAACAAACTGCAGCCGGGTAACGGGTTTGCGGAAAGGGGAAAGTCTCTTTTTAATATTGGTTAGGTGAGAACAGTCTTACTATAGCATTAGCTGAAAAGGAAGTGTTTGCAATATAAAAAAGACGAGGGACATAATTCAAGTCAGTTCTTATCCTAGGTGGAGTTAGTTTTTGTTACATGTTCTCTGTATTGCCCGCAGCTACAGAATTACTTCACTTCTGGAATGTTTTAGCAGTAACGCTGCCAAAATCCACTTTCTTTGGAATTTTCAACATTCTCCCCTCCTAGCAGGAACGCGTCAACCTTCACATTTTACCGATCTGTCATCACTGAAAACAAACAGTGATACAAAATGTTAAGCCATCCCGCTGCAAGTCCACCTGGGAGATTTCTGAGAGCTTTGTGCTAGAGACTGCAAATATGAGTAGCCAGTTTTGTCAGCCCTTAgctgcattttttatgtttttcctgATTACTTTCAGTTTGTCAGAATGTGGGAGACTACTCGTGATGACTCAAGAAGGAAGCCACTGGCTCAGCATGCAAGGTTTGGTAGACAGCTTATCCAAAAGAGATCACCAAATTGTTGTGATCACTCCAGAAACTAATCTGATTAATAAAGACTTGGGTTATGCTGCTCAAACTTACCACGTGCCTCTCAGTAAAGAAAATATAGAACTTTTTACAAAAGCGAGTCAAGAAGTGTTTGAACATAAGACTATTCCTCAGAAGATACAGCTAGTCTACAAAATACTGACAGATGCAACAAGTCGGCTTCTAACATCCTGCAAGACTGTTCTTCAGAATAAAACACTCATCGAATATTTGGAAAAAGGCAAGTTTGATGCCATGCTGAGTGACCCTGTGTTTCCATGCGGTGAGATCATTGCTGAATATCTTTCTATCCCTTCTGTGTTCTTCATGAATGGCGCTCCTTTTGGGATAGAAGAAAATGCAGCTCAGTCTCCTGCCCCACCTTCCTATGTGCCCAAATTATTTACCACCTATACGGACCACATGACCTTCATCCAGAGACTGCAGAATATTTTTGTAAGATTTTTGGACTGTGCAATATTTGATATATTGTACTCTCCTTATGCCGAACTGGCCACAGAGTTTTTGAAGCGAGATGTCGGAGCTTTGGACCTTTACAAGAGAGCTTCAGTTTGGCTTCTTAAAAAGGATTTTGTATTTGAGTTTCCCAAGCCTGTTATGCCCAATATGGTGTTTATAGGAGGCATTAACTGTGCCAACAAGAAACCGGTAAACCAGGTAAAATATCTTAGTTGTTTAATCGTGGCCAACATTTCCACACAATAAATATATATTCGTGTGATAGATAACTTTGCTAGAGCCAGTTGCTTTGCAGATTTATCTCTTATTTCTTGTTTTTGAGAATATGTTAAATGGACACATTTAGTAGAATTATATGCAGATTTCTTCCAGGCTTATTGCCATTTCAGCTTCCTTTTACACCTATCTACTGGCGGCACTTGATGACTGCCAACCAGCGACTTGTTTGCTTATACAGGCAGAGCAAGCTAGGCTGATATTGTTCTTGAGAACCTACATAAATGTGTGCAGCCAAAGGGAGTATAAATATAAatttattgaaataaatataaaaGACAGATGTTTAAAATAGGGGGAACACTATTCAAACTCAGCAGGAGGGGACAAATAATAACATTGGATACAATAAATATGGATATGAAAAAAACAATTCAGAATAGTGATGGATGAATAAATGAAAAAAGGGTGAAGATGACAATTGACCAATATGGCAAAATTAATTAATTGATATCAGGACTGAAAAAACAGTCGTGcagcaaaataaataagaaaataaaacTGATGTCAGTATGTAAAGCGCATGTGCAATATGAATAAAAAAGTAAGACTCAAAGGCATCATTCCAGATGTGTTCCTCCTGCTAGAATGGCGCCAGCCCCAACATGCATTTCAGCATGAGCCTTCATCATGGGGTGGCATCAGACCAGTGGAGGGTGCCATTTAAACTCCCCATAGCTAGTAAAAAATGGCCTGTCATCAATCGTCACCACTGATAGCCGTGTC
The nucleotide sequence above comes from Ranitomeya imitator isolate aRanImi1 chromosome 7, aRanImi1.pri, whole genome shotgun sequence. Encoded proteins:
- the LOC138644679 gene encoding UDP-glucuronosyltransferase 1A1-like isoform X5; amino-acid sequence: MSSQFCQPLAAFFMFFLITFSLSECGRLLVMTQEGSHWLSMQGLVDSLSKRDHQIVVITPETNLINKDLGYAAQTYHVPLSKENIELFTKASQEVFEHKTIPQKIQLVYKILTDATSRLLTSCKTVLQNKTLIEYLEKGKFDAMLSDPVFPCGEIIAEYLSIPSVFFMNGAPFGIEENAAQSPAPPSYVPKLFTTYTDHMTFIQRLQNIFVRFLDCAIFDILYSPYAELATEFLKRDVGALDLYKRASVWLLKKDFVFEFPKPVMPNMVFIGGINCANKKPVNQDFETLVNSSGEHGFVVFSFGSMVSEIPMHKAMDIAEALGSIPQTVIWRYTGKVPSNLANNTHLVKWLPQNDLLAHPKARAFITHAGSHGIYESICNAVPVVMLPLFGDQMDNAKRIESRGAGVTLNVLDMTPDDLFNALDAVINNPSYKENIQRLSTLHLDRPIHPLDLAVYWVEFVMRHKGAPHLRPAAHDLNWIQYHSLDVFGFLLVVVATILFISFKCCAYTCRRCCGTKSRPKSKSKKE